The genomic window AAGGCTAGTTAACCGCAGATTACGCAGATTTACGCAGATTTTTCCCCGATCGATGGATTGCCATCTGAAAATCCCGGATGGGGTGCTGGAAGAGGGACGATCCATCGAACCGTATCGTTATGGATCCTGTTTCATCGATGCGCCAACATGCCTGAATGGTTCAATCTGCGTAATCTGCGGATAATAGTCCTTTCGCTTTTCTTCGTGTCCTTCGTGCCTTCGTGGTGAGAACTTTCTTTACTGTGCCGATGAAGCCGACAGCCCATGGACGCCCTTAACCACGCCCTGCTGGTGGGCGCCGTCCTGATGTTCGCCGGGATTCTCCTCGGCGGGGTCTCGGCGCGCTTCGGGCTGCCGGCGCTGCTGGTGTTCCTGGTGGTGGGCATGCTGGGCGGGGAGGACGGCCCCGGGGGCATCGCTTTCGACGACTACGGCATCAGCGTGCTGGTGGGGAACCTGGCGCTGGCGGTGATCCTGCTGGACGGCGGGCTGCGCACCCGCTACGCCACCTTCCGCGTCGCCCTCGGGCCCTCCCTGTCGCTGGCCACCGTGGGCGTGCTCATCACCGCCGGCCTGCTGGGTGCGAGCGCGGCCTGGCTGCTGGGGGTGGACTGGCGCCTGGGCCTGCTGCTGGGCGCCGTGGTGGGCTCCACCGATGCGGCCGCCGTCTTCTCCCTGCTGCGCGCCGGCGGCGTGCGCCTCAACGACCGTGTCGCCGCGGCCCTGGAGCTGGAGTCGGGCCTCAACGATCCCATGGCCGTCTTTCTCACCCTGACCCTCGTCGCCGTCCTGAGCGGCCAGATGACGGAACCGGCGACGGCGCTGCCCCTGGCGCTGTTCAAGCAGTTCGGGCTGGGGCTGGCGGCGGGAGTCGGGTTCGGACACGCCATCGGCTGGGTGCAGGACCACGCCCGGGTGGGCGAGGGGCTCCAGGCCCTGCTGCTCGCCTCCGCCGGGGTGCTGGTGTTCGCCCTGACCAACGCGCTGGGCGGCAGCGGCTTCCTGGCCGTCTACCTGGTGGGGCTGACCGCCGGCAACCGCGAGCGGCCCGTGGGCGAGGGCGCCCTGCGCGCCATGGACGGGCTCGCCTGGCTGGCCCAGTCGGGGATGTTCCTGCTGCTGGGGCTGCTGGTCGCCCCCCGGGAGGGGCTGGCGGTGGCCGGGCCGGCGCTGCTGCTGGCCGGCATCCTGATGCTCGTCGCCCGCCCGCTGGCGGTCTGGCTCACCCTGCTGCCGTTCCGGTTCGCCGCCCGCGAGGTGGCCTTCATCGCCTGGGTGGGGCTGCGCGGGGCGGTGCCCATCGTGCTGGCCCTGTTCCCGCTGCTGGCCGGGGTGGAGGGGGCGGAGCTCATCTTCAACATCACCTTCTACGTGGTGCTGCTGTCGCTGCTGCTGCAGGGCACCAGCCTGGCCTGGGTGGCGCGGCGCCTGAAGGTGTGCGTGCCGCCCCGCCCCGAGCCCTTCTCCAGCGTCCCGCTGGACACCGGCGCCGGCGAGGCCTTCGCCCTGGTCCAGTACCGGGTGCTGCCGGAAAGCCGCGCCGCGGGCCACGTGCCCGCCACCCTGCGCCTGCCCGAGCGCTGCGAGGCGGTGGCGGTGTTCCGCGGCGGGCTGCGCTTCACCGACCTGGCCGCCCTGCGCCTGGAGGTGGGGGACATCGTCTCCCTGCTCGCCCCCGCGGCGTTCAGCGAGCGGCTCGCCGAGTGGTTCCGCAGCGACACCGGCCCCTTCGCGGCCCGCGAGGTGTACGGCGACTTCACCCTCGACGCGGGCGCCCGCGTGGCCGACGTGGTGAGCTTCTACAACGCCGGCGAGGTGCCCCCGCCGCTGGCCGCCGCCACCCTGGCCGAGGCGCTGGAGCGGCTGCTCCACCACCGGGCGGTGGAGGGCGACGAGGTGGTCATCGGCAACCTGCACCTGACGGTGCGGGAGATGGTCAACGGCGAGATCCGCAAGGTGGGCCTCAAGCTCCTCCGCCCCGCGGAGTGACTCATGACTCACCAGAAAGACGAAAAGAGCTCACCACGAAGGCACGAAGGACACGAAGAGAAAGGCTGTCCAACCGCTGATTTGCGTTGATTGTCCCCGTTTATCCGGTTGGTTGCCAAACGACTCTACGAGGTTTCCTGTCGAAACACGCGCGCCCCAACCCATCACCTTCGGGAGGGGCTTTCAGCGCCAAGCCAACCTGTGTTGTACACCCGAATCAGCGTCAATCAACGTGAATCTGCGGTTGATTCGCCTTTCGCTTTTCTTCGTGTTCTTCGTGCCTTCGTGGTGAGATCAATCTGGCGCGTCCCTGCGCCGGGTTAGGTGCCTACTCGAACTTCAGGTTGGCCTTGACCCAGAGGGTGCGGCCGGGCTCGTTGACCCGCTCGGTGGGCGGGTTGAGGCCGGCAAAGGTGTTGCGGCTGATGTGCTCCACGTAGGTGGCGTCGAACAGGTTGTCGACGCCGGCGGTGAACAGGGCGTTCCGGTTGAGGCGGTAGCCGGCGTTGAGGGACCAGACGGTGAAGCCGCCGGTCTCGCCCATGTCGACACTGGCGATGCTGCCGCTGCCGGCGTCCACCCGGTCCTGCTCCGCCACGGCCCGCACGGAGACCCCGCCCGACCAGGTGCCGTTGTCGTAGGCCAGGCCGAGGCGGCCCTCCAGCGGCGGCATCAGCGCCAGGGCGTAGTCGTAGGTCTCGTTCTCGCCGTAGACGTAGGCCAGGGCGCCGTTGAGGCGCCAGTTCCTCACCAGCTCGTAGGAGAAGTCCGCCTCCAGGCCCCAGGTGCGCGCGTCGATGTTCTCCGCCGCGCCGTTGGCCAGGATTTTCGGATCGCTGTAGTTGATGAGGATGTAGTCGTCGTGGCGCGCGGCGAAGGCGGAGACGGTCGCCCGCAGGCGCTCGCTGCGGTAGGTGGCGCCGAGATCGAGCTGCAGGGTCTTCTCCGTGTCGAGATCGAAGACCTGCCGCCGCTCCCAGTAGTCGGGGGCCCGCTCCGCCAACCCCAGGCCGGCGCTGAAGGTCCACGGCAGGGTATCGAGGTCGTGCTCCCAGCGGGCGAATCCGGACACCAGGGTATCCTCGTCCTCGGTCCCGGGGGCGGCGCCGCCGTAGCCGCCGGCCATGAGGGCCTCGGCCTCGGCCCAGTTGGTGCGCAGTCCCGCCACCAGGCGGTCCCGGTCTCCCAGGGCGTGGTTCAGCTCCCCGAACAGGCCCGTCTCCTTGAAGCGGGCGTCCTTGGCCCGCGGCAGGCTGGTGTAGGTGGAGACGGCCATCCCCATGGCCTTGCGCAGGGTGTGCTCGTTCTCCTGGTAGTCCACGCCCACCGTGGCGAAGGTGGCCTCGCCGAGATTGAGCTGGGCGGCGAGCCGGGCGCCCACCGTGTCGCGGTCGGGGTTGCTGACCATGGGCATGGCCATGGTGTCGCGCAGGGTGTAGTTGTCCATCACGTGGTCCACGTAGTTGTGATAGACATTCAGGTCGAGCCGCTCCAGGAGACCGGCGGCGAAGGACTTCTCCACCTTCAGGCCATAGCCGGTGCGGTCGAACTTCACCCCGTCCATGGGACGGTCGGCGTAGGCGGCCTCGGCGTCGCTGCGGTCCAGCGACAGCTCCACCAGGGTGGTGTCGTCTGGCGTCCAGCCCGCCACCAGGCTGCCGCTCCAGCGGGTGTAGAAGGAGTGGAGCTCGTTGCCGTCGCCGTCCTCGTAGTTGTCGGAGTCGGAGCGGGTGGCGCTGCCCCGCAGGTAGCCCTGGGTGCTGCCGCCGGTGAGCTCGAGCACCTGGTCGTTGCGCCCGAAGCTGCCGAGCATGAGGCTGCCGTTGGCCCGCACCCCGGGGGCGTCGAAGCGCGGCGTGTCGCGCTCGAAGCGCACCGTCGCCCCGCTGGTGGGCGTGCCGTAGAGGACCGTCTGCGGCCCCTTGAGCACCGTGATGCGGTCGTAGGACTCCGGGTAGACGTAGGCGGTGGGCGGGTCCATGCGCATGCCGCAGCCGCCGAGGATATTGGCGTCGTCGAGCAGGATGTTGATGCGCGAACCGCTCATGCCGCGGAACACCGGGTCGCCCGAGGTGCCGCCCTTGCGCACCACGGAGAAGCCGGGAATGTTCTTCAGGTAGGCGGCGCCGTCGGCCGCCGGCACCGGCTGCACCGGCGCCTTGGGATCGGTGACCACGGTGAGGGGATCCTCCATCTGCGGGGCGGTGACCACCACCTCGCCCAGGTAGACCGCCTCGGAGACCAGCTCGGTATTCTCCTGCGCCAGGACATTGGCGGCAGGCAGGGCCGCGAGAATCGCGGCTGAAAGCGCGGTGCGCATGTTTTCCCCCTTGGGTCGTTGCACAACAGTCGTTGTTGAAACCGCACAACTGTCAGCAAGAAACATACCCGCCGTTCCGCCCGGGAAACGCCGCTCCGGCGGGCATACGGGTTCGGGGGAGCGCGGCAAATGCCGCAGCGGTCGGTGATATCACTCGCCCAGGCGGGCGCGGTTGTTGCCTTCGTTGAGCTCGATGACGGCGTAGTCGAGATCCACCTGTCCCAGGCACCGTGCTGCGGGGCCGCCGGCGGTGAGCGGGAAGACGGCGGCGGCCCCGGCGGCGAGGGGCGGCAGGGTCCAGGCGAGCGCGCCCGGCGGCCAGTTCAGCAGGGTGCGCTCCAGCGGCGCACAGCCGGCGCAGGCGATGGGCACCGGCGCCGCCCCCTCGCAGCCCACCGCCATCACCACGGCGGGGGCGGGATCGGTGCCGCGGTTCACCACCTCGACCCGCAGCCCCCCGGCAACCGCTTCCAGGGTCAGCGCCAGGTCGGGCAGGCGGTTGCGGCAGGCGGGGAGCGGGGCGCCCCCCTCGGCGACGAGGGAAACGGGGGCCGCCAGGGCGGCCGCGGACGCCCCCAGCGCCAGGACCGGCAGGAGGGCAACCGGCGTCCTCACAGGGCGTGGCGCTCCAGGCTCTCCGGGATCGGCGCCTCGATCACCTCGAAGCGGTCGGTCTCGGCGTCGAGGGCGAGCAGCTCGCCCTGGTCCAGGTCGAAGTACCAGCCGTGCAGCTGCAGCCGCCCCTCCGCCTCCCGATCGCGCACCCAGGGGAAGGTGCGCAGGTTGTCCAGGGAGGCCCGCACGCCCGCCTGCTCGCATTCGCGGGCGGGGTGGGCGGCGTCTGCCCGGGCCCGGTCGAAGGCGACCTTGCAGGCGTCGCGGGCGATGTCCATCCACGGCCCGATGAACTCCCGCTGCCGCCCCGGGGCCGGCTCGGTGGTGATGAGCGAGCGGATGCCGCCGCAGTAGGCGTGGCCCATGATCACCACGTGCTCCACCTGCAGGTCGAGCACGGCGAACTCCAGCGCGGCGCTGGTGCCGTGGTAGGTGCCGGCCTGCTCGTAGGGCGGCACCAGATTGGCCACGTTGCGGATGACGAACATCTCGCCGGGGCTGCAGTCGAGGATGATGGCGGGGTCCACCCTCGAGTCGCAG from Thioalbus denitrificans includes these protein-coding regions:
- a CDS encoding potassium/proton antiporter translates to MDALNHALLVGAVLMFAGILLGGVSARFGLPALLVFLVVGMLGGEDGPGGIAFDDYGISVLVGNLALAVILLDGGLRTRYATFRVALGPSLSLATVGVLITAGLLGASAAWLLGVDWRLGLLLGAVVGSTDAAAVFSLLRAGGVRLNDRVAAALELESGLNDPMAVFLTLTLVAVLSGQMTEPATALPLALFKQFGLGLAAGVGFGHAIGWVQDHARVGEGLQALLLASAGVLVFALTNALGGSGFLAVYLVGLTAGNRERPVGEGALRAMDGLAWLAQSGMFLLLGLLVAPREGLAVAGPALLLAGILMLVARPLAVWLTLLPFRFAAREVAFIAWVGLRGAVPIVLALFPLLAGVEGAELIFNITFYVVLLSLLLQGTSLAWVARRLKVCVPPRPEPFSSVPLDTGAGEAFALVQYRVLPESRAAGHVPATLRLPERCEAVAVFRGGLRFTDLAALRLEVGDIVSLLAPAAFSERLAEWFRSDTGPFAAREVYGDFTLDAGARVADVVSFYNAGEVPPPLAAATLAEALERLLHHRAVEGDEVVIGNLHLTVREMVNGEIRKVGLKLLRPAE
- a CDS encoding TonB-dependent copper receptor; translated protein: MRTALSAAILAALPAANVLAQENTELVSEAVYLGEVVVTAPQMEDPLTVVTDPKAPVQPVPAADGAAYLKNIPGFSVVRKGGTSGDPVFRGMSGSRINILLDDANILGGCGMRMDPPTAYVYPESYDRITVLKGPQTVLYGTPTSGATVRFERDTPRFDAPGVRANGSLMLGSFGRNDQVLELTGGSTQGYLRGSATRSDSDNYEDGDGNELHSFYTRWSGSLVAGWTPDDTTLVELSLDRSDAEAAYADRPMDGVKFDRTGYGLKVEKSFAAGLLERLDLNVYHNYVDHVMDNYTLRDTMAMPMVSNPDRDTVGARLAAQLNLGEATFATVGVDYQENEHTLRKAMGMAVSTYTSLPRAKDARFKETGLFGELNHALGDRDRLVAGLRTNWAEAEALMAGGYGGAAPGTEDEDTLVSGFARWEHDLDTLPWTFSAGLGLAERAPDYWERRQVFDLDTEKTLQLDLGATYRSERLRATVSAFAARHDDYILINYSDPKILANGAAENIDARTWGLEADFSYELVRNWRLNGALAYVYGENETYDYALALMPPLEGRLGLAYDNGTWSGGVSVRAVAEQDRVDAGSGSIASVDMGETGGFTVWSLNAGYRLNRNALFTAGVDNLFDATYVEHISRNTFAGLNPPTERVNEPGRTLWVKANLKFE
- a CDS encoding carbonic anhydrase, whose protein sequence is MNAIDELLQGYGRFRAGYYPQKQELFDRLSREGQSPRVAMVACCDSRVDPAIILDCSPGEMFVIRNVANLVPPYEQAGTYHGTSAALEFAVLDLQVEHVVIMGHAYCGGIRSLITTEPAPGRQREFIGPWMDIARDACKVAFDRARADAAHPARECEQAGVRASLDNLRTFPWVRDREAEGRLQLHGWYFDLDQGELLALDAETDRFEVIEAPIPESLERHAL